DNA sequence from the Schistocerca americana isolate TAMUIC-IGC-003095 chromosome 2, iqSchAmer2.1, whole genome shotgun sequence genome:
ccgccaatatacattgcgcgtaaggaccacgaagataagatacgagaaattaggcttATACGGgggcattcagaaggatgtaggttgaagtaggtacttggagatgaataagcttgcacagggtcgagtagtatggagagctgcatcgaaccagtctctggactgacgaccacaacaacaataacggaGGTTATAGATAGTAGTTTTTTCCTAcagtatttgctagtggaacaggaaaggaaatgacaagtagtggtacagggtaccttccgccacgcttCGTGCCGTGGCTTACCgtgtatctacgtagatgtaaatATGTCAGCAtagaaaaaattttttatttgcattcTAACCATGAATGAAattcaaagttaacgaaatctaTATGGTACCAGTCACGCGTCGGTTTTCGtgttacactggaaaaaaaaaataataatcttctCCTATAGGTGGTAAGGTTTCAGTTGGCCCAACCAGAGGGTGAAGAAAGAAAACACACGTTATTTTCTTCATAAACTAAAGAACAAGAGGATTTGTATTTTGCTTTATGTCTTTAAAACAATCGCTCAGATGTTTTATCCTTCAATTGGGAGGAATATGGTACGATATCTATTTAAATAACCGAAATATGTAATCTATGGGTTTTCTAGTTCTTGTGTTGGCAACGATATACGGATGTGATGTAGTAATAAACGCAGACCGCTAGTGTTCTTTCCGGTGGAGGTGGTGAGTGTGAGTGGTGTAGTGCCCAGTGGACTTACAGAAAGTCTTCTCTCATCTTTCAAAATGAGGATTTACAAGGATATTTTCACAGgtgtattattttattatatttttcgtaCGGCGTAGTTTGGTCTCGCTTTGTTGTTTCTATGCTTTTGTAGTCATTAttaaatgacagtatgtgtgtcgtCTTACTTCAATCACATGTGCCTGTGGCAGGCAGTTTGTTTGGTCGTGGAATGTTTGTGAGTAACTACATGTACTGTTTTTTTTAGGTGATGAAATGTTTTCGGACACCTACAAAGTAAAACTCGTGGACGAGGTGCTGTACGAAGTGTATGGGAAGGTAAAGTTGTATTAGTATCTGTAATAAGTTGCATACTCTAATAGCCAGCATTTCGATGTGAAGTTCTGGTAGCAATGTATGCAATAAAAATAGCCAATCTGGTAGGCAGTTAGGTTAATACTTTTTATTGAATGATATAACCTAGCCACCTATATTAGGGCTTACATCTGTTTATCAGTGCATGATTAAATTAATTATTAGGTTTCTATTGTATTTCGTTGACTCAGAGGAAAAGGTATCTTGAATGTGGAGTCAGTGTATTGATACATTCCACCCATTGTACTTCTATTCAAAAATGGTCGGTTCCTTTTTAGTTTTAGCTATCATTTTCTGTGATTACATCAAGTGagatttcctttaattttttttatttttttatttttagcacgTTACAAGGAAACAGGGGGATGTCCAGATTGAAGGCTTCAACCCATCTgctgaagaagctggagagggaaCAGACGAAGCTGTTGAGTCTGGTGTAGACATAGTGCTCAACCATAGGCTGGCAGAAACATATGCATTTTCTGATAAGAAGAGTTACACATCCTATTTGAAGGACTACATGAAAAAGTAAGTTATAGGAACCTGTATATTGTAAAACTGTTGTATCCCAGTTATTGCTATGTCTGAAGTACTTAACTGTTTAATGGCTCA
Encoded proteins:
- the LOC124594962 gene encoding translationally-controlled tumor protein homolog, whose amino-acid sequence is MRIYKDIFTGDEMFSDTYKVKLVDEVLYEVYGKHVTRKQGDVQIEGFNPSAEEAGEGTDEAVESGVDIVLNHRLAETYAFSDKKSYTSYLKDYMKKLVQKLEEKDPEQVNVFKNNTNKVMKDILGRFKDLQFFTGESMDIDGMVALLEYRDIDGESVPVMMFFKHGLDEEKF